The genomic interval GTGTACTATATCAAGGACACTCCTCTGTTTTATGACGCTCTGCAAACAGTCTATAAGACCGGCATCAGAACGCGGGGAGAATTTCAGGTGACCGATGCGTTTGATCTTCTAATCGACAAAGGAGTCGAACTGCATGCGTATCCTATCGAAGGCTGGTATGATTGCGGAAAGCGAGAGACCTTGCTGGAGACTAACAGGCATATCCTGGCCGGACTGCCTAACGGAGTCAACCATCAGGAATTTCAAGGGTCTGTCATAAATCCGCCGGTCTACGTGGCACCAGATGCTGTCATAGAAAAATCGATCATCGGACCGAATACGTCTGTTGCCGAGGGTTCCGTAATTATAAATTCAATTGTGAGCGATTCCATTATCTCGGCAGGGGCACGTGTCGAGAATGCTCGACTCACTTCGTCATTGGTTGGTAACAATGCAGTGGTCCGAGGCGTCTTCAAGGTGCTGAACGTTGGGGACTCGTCAGAGATCAGCTATTAGATCTGCATTTGCAGGATAGAACACGGTTCTTTTCTATAACAGGAGGTTTCATGGCCAACAGGAAGTTCTTGTTCACTTCCGAGTCGGTGACCGAGGGCCACCCCGACAAAATATGCGATCAGATTTCTGACGCCGTGCTGGATGAGGTCTTACGTGACGATCAAAAAGGCAGAGTGGCGTGCGAAACTTTCGTAACAGTCGGGCTCGTTATTGTAGGTGGTGAGATCACAACAAAGACCTATGTTGACATCAATGGTCTTGTTCGCTCCCTCATCAAGGACATCGGATACACCAACCCTGACTTCGGATTTCATTACCAGACATGCTCCATTCTGAACGCCATCGGAAGCCAGTCGCCCGATATTGCACAGGGAGTGGAAACCGGCGGAGCCGGCGATCAGGGTCTCATGACCGGATACGCCTGTAGAGAGACAGACGAGCTGATGCCGATGCCGATCATGCTGTCGCACAAGCTTGCGAGGCGTCTTGCTCAGGTCAGAAAGGAAAACGTCCTTCCCTATCTTGGTCCTGATGGCAAATCGCAGGTGACCGTGGAGTATACCGACGGCAAACCGCGCAGGATCGAAGCGATAGTCCTTTCGAGCCAACACACTGCGGACATCCTTGACAGCACAGGCAAGGCAATTACCAAAGATGCAATTGCGGAGATCACAGAGGCCGTCGTCAAGCCGATTATTCCTGAAGGACTTCTGGATGATCAGACGAAGTACTATGTCAATCCGACCGGCAAGTTCGTGATTGGCGGTCCGCAGTCGGATACCGGCATGACAGGCAGAAAGATAATCGTTGATACTTACGGCGGCATGGCGGCACACGGTGGTGGAGCGTTCTCCGGCAAAGACCCGACCAAAGTCGACAGATCTGCAGCCTATATGGCGCGATACATCGCAAAGAACATCGTTGCTTCCGGAATTGCCGACAAATGCACAATCCAGTTGGCATACGCGATCGGCGTGGCGCAACCGATTTCTATTGCCATAGAAACTGATGCAGAATCAAGATCGACAGACGAAAAGCTCGCTCAGGTAGTACAGAAAATATTCGATCTTTCACCGCGAAGCATAATCAAGACCCTTGATCTCCTCAAACCGAAGTATCACAAGACATCCGTCTACGGACATTTTGGCAGATCCGAGGAGGAATTCACATGGGAGAAAACGGACATGGCAGAGAAGATTGCA from Candidatus Zixiibacteriota bacterium carries:
- a CDS encoding NTP transferase domain-containing protein — translated: MKIIIPVAGIGSRLRPHTHSAPKSLLYVAGKPILGHILDQVVKLNPSEVTLIIGFLGSMIVNYVNRMYDIKARFVEQADLLGLGYAIYLGIREGETEDILIILGDTVVETDWAKLIAKKQNILAVKEVDDPRRFGVVETSGTRITSIVEKPEKPKSNLASVGVYYIKDTPLFYDALQTVYKTGIRTRGEFQVTDAFDLLIDKGVELHAYPIEGWYDCGKRETLLETNRHILAGLPNGVNHQEFQGSVINPPVYVAPDAVIEKSIIGPNTSVAEGSVIINSIVSDSIISAGARVENARLTSSLVGNNAVVRGVFKVLNVGDSSEISY
- the metK gene encoding methionine adenosyltransferase, producing the protein MANRKFLFTSESVTEGHPDKICDQISDAVLDEVLRDDQKGRVACETFVTVGLVIVGGEITTKTYVDINGLVRSLIKDIGYTNPDFGFHYQTCSILNAIGSQSPDIAQGVETGGAGDQGLMTGYACRETDELMPMPIMLSHKLARRLAQVRKENVLPYLGPDGKSQVTVEYTDGKPRRIEAIVLSSQHTADILDSTGKAITKDAIAEITEAVVKPIIPEGLLDDQTKYYVNPTGKFVIGGPQSDTGMTGRKIIVDTYGGMAAHGGGAFSGKDPTKVDRSAAYMARYIAKNIVASGIADKCTIQLAYAIGVAQPISIAIETDAESRSTDEKLAQVVQKIFDLSPRSIIKTLDLLKPKYHKTSVYGHFGRSEEEFTWEKTDMAEKIAKEL